In Parasteatoda tepidariorum isolate YZ-2023 chromosome 2, CAS_Ptep_4.0, whole genome shotgun sequence, one DNA window encodes the following:
- the LOC107448209 gene encoding nucleolar complex protein 4 homolog B isoform X1 codes for MPGKDLITLFFDSKKNANCILEIEKALLSEDENCILESIEIVKELVTQIFERKMLQESFGKDTSEEKFKDWLLARYADFVSHLLAYLSQSEKEIQIKSLEVLLKFITLEAKYPLANVEQEDWFFPKLLFKKIIAVFVSEDLDQCETIKHFKQYSSYVDIKFYTLQAVANILYQKEKVNDIFLSNCFHLLTLCCPSSEDSTTLLSTEGIEKPFVLKGKCFSKLFSNVWETFLKCELPPSLLKKVLVFLPKKVMKHFSNPYLLTDFFTELYSRGGLTSLLALSGLFELMQKYNVEYPDFYIKLYSLFDVNILNSKFNSRFFYLSDLFLSSTHLPAYLVAAFVKRLSRISLAARTECVLKIIPLIVNLLIRHPALTVLIHRTDIKDLTDDPYDFAAIDPAESKALESSLWEIKTLQSHYHPEVSRKAKIIDKELPKLELDFTSSLDISEEDVFRKEFKRSFTEAHTLIENVTTQKNMFVISNKHFKC; via the exons ATGCCGGGAAAAGACTTAATTACGCTGTTTTTTGACAGTAAGAAGAATGCAAACTGTATTCTTGAAATTGAAAAGGCCCTTTTG tcAGAAGATGAAAACTGTATTTTAGAAAGCATAGAAATAGTTAAAGAATTAGTTACTCagatatttgaaagaaaaatgttacaGGAGTCTTTTGGGAAAG atacaagtgaagaaaaatttaaagattggCTACTAGCCAGATATGCTGATTTTGTTAGCCATTTGCTTGCTTATTTATCTCAATCCGAGAAAGAAATTCAG atCAAATCACTtgaagttcttttaaaatttatcacattagAAGCAAAATATCCACTGGCTAATGTTGAACAAGAAGATTGGttctttccaaaattattatttaag aaAATAATCGCTGTATTTGTTTCTGAGGATCTTGACCAATGTGAAACGATTAAGCATTTCAAACAGTACTCATCATAcgttgatattaaattttatactttacaagCTGTTGCCAATATCTTATATCAAAAAGAAAAG gtaaatgatatttttctatcaaattGTTTTCATCTGTTAACATTATGTTGTCCGTCATCAGAAGATTCAACAACTCTACTTTCTACAGAAG gaATTGAAAAGCCTTTTGTCTTAAAAGGAAAGTGTTTCTCAAAACTCTTTTCAAATGTTTGGGAAACTTTTCTAAAATGTGAG CTTCCACcatctcttttaaaaaaggttCTTGTATTCTTACCAAAGAaagttatgaaacatttttcaaatccgTACTTATTGAcagatttttttactgaattgtATAGCAGAG GTGGTCTAACAAGTTTGTTGGCTCTAAGTGgattatttgaattaatgcaaaaatacaatgt agagTATCctgatttttacataaaattatattctttatttgatGTGAATATTCTGAATAGCAAATTCAactcaagatttttttatttgtcagaTCTCTTTTTGTCTTCTAC ccATTTACCTGCATACCTGGTAGCTGCATTTGTCAAGAGACTCTCTAGAATCTCTTTAGCAGCAAGAACAGAgtgtgtattaaaaattatacctctCATTGTTAATTTGTTAATCCGTCATCCTGCATTAACTGTTTTGATACACAGAACTGATATTAAAG ATCTTACTGATGATCCATATGATTTTGCTGCCATTGACCCTGCTGAAAGTAAAGCATTAGAAAGTTCCTTATGGGAAATAAAA acaCTCCAAAGTCATTATCATCCAGAAGTTTCTAGGAAGGCCAAGATTATTGATAAAGAACTGCCAAAACTTGAGTTAGATTTTACAAGTTCTCTAGATATATCAGAGGAAGAt gtttttagaaaagaattcaAACGAAGTTTCACTGAAGCACATACTTTGATAGAAAATGTTACaactcaaaaaaatatgtttgttatatctaataaacattttaaatgttaa
- the LOC107448209 gene encoding nucleolar complex protein 4 homolog B isoform X2, with translation MRMRRNGLYFIDGDRAMFSEDENCILESIEIVKELVTQIFERKMLQESFGKDTSEEKFKDWLLARYADFVSHLLAYLSQSEKEIQIKSLEVLLKFITLEAKYPLANVEQEDWFFPKLLFKKIIAVFVSEDLDQCETIKHFKQYSSYVDIKFYTLQAVANILYQKEKVNDIFLSNCFHLLTLCCPSSEDSTTLLSTEGIEKPFVLKGKCFSKLFSNVWETFLKCELPPSLLKKVLVFLPKKVMKHFSNPYLLTDFFTELYSRGGLTSLLALSGLFELMQKYNVEYPDFYIKLYSLFDVNILNSKFNSRFFYLSDLFLSSTHLPAYLVAAFVKRLSRISLAARTECVLKIIPLIVNLLIRHPALTVLIHRTDIKDLTDDPYDFAAIDPAESKALESSLWEIKTLQSHYHPEVSRKAKIIDKELPKLELDFTSSLDISEEDVFRKEFKRSFTEAHTLIENVTTQKNMFVISNKHFKC, from the exons ATGCGCATGCGCCGGAACGGACTATATTTTATTGACGGAGATCGTGCAATGTTT tcAGAAGATGAAAACTGTATTTTAGAAAGCATAGAAATAGTTAAAGAATTAGTTACTCagatatttgaaagaaaaatgttacaGGAGTCTTTTGGGAAAG atacaagtgaagaaaaatttaaagattggCTACTAGCCAGATATGCTGATTTTGTTAGCCATTTGCTTGCTTATTTATCTCAATCCGAGAAAGAAATTCAG atCAAATCACTtgaagttcttttaaaatttatcacattagAAGCAAAATATCCACTGGCTAATGTTGAACAAGAAGATTGGttctttccaaaattattatttaag aaAATAATCGCTGTATTTGTTTCTGAGGATCTTGACCAATGTGAAACGATTAAGCATTTCAAACAGTACTCATCATAcgttgatattaaattttatactttacaagCTGTTGCCAATATCTTATATCAAAAAGAAAAG gtaaatgatatttttctatcaaattGTTTTCATCTGTTAACATTATGTTGTCCGTCATCAGAAGATTCAACAACTCTACTTTCTACAGAAG gaATTGAAAAGCCTTTTGTCTTAAAAGGAAAGTGTTTCTCAAAACTCTTTTCAAATGTTTGGGAAACTTTTCTAAAATGTGAG CTTCCACcatctcttttaaaaaaggttCTTGTATTCTTACCAAAGAaagttatgaaacatttttcaaatccgTACTTATTGAcagatttttttactgaattgtATAGCAGAG GTGGTCTAACAAGTTTGTTGGCTCTAAGTGgattatttgaattaatgcaaaaatacaatgt agagTATCctgatttttacataaaattatattctttatttgatGTGAATATTCTGAATAGCAAATTCAactcaagatttttttatttgtcagaTCTCTTTTTGTCTTCTAC ccATTTACCTGCATACCTGGTAGCTGCATTTGTCAAGAGACTCTCTAGAATCTCTTTAGCAGCAAGAACAGAgtgtgtattaaaaattatacctctCATTGTTAATTTGTTAATCCGTCATCCTGCATTAACTGTTTTGATACACAGAACTGATATTAAAG ATCTTACTGATGATCCATATGATTTTGCTGCCATTGACCCTGCTGAAAGTAAAGCATTAGAAAGTTCCTTATGGGAAATAAAA acaCTCCAAAGTCATTATCATCCAGAAGTTTCTAGGAAGGCCAAGATTATTGATAAAGAACTGCCAAAACTTGAGTTAGATTTTACAAGTTCTCTAGATATATCAGAGGAAGAt gtttttagaaaagaattcaAACGAAGTTTCACTGAAGCACATACTTTGATAGAAAATGTTACaactcaaaaaaatatgtttgttatatctaataaacattttaaatgttaa